The following proteins are co-located in the Diorhabda carinulata isolate Delta chromosome 4, icDioCari1.1, whole genome shotgun sequence genome:
- the LOC130893058 gene encoding facilitated trehalose transporter Tret1-like, whose translation MKVDLNPLINLTKKCHRYRRKANTCEHHERWRFCQYWYRFNMDTKCKNFYLYYSALTASIMSMATGCKQVWNSPVLPKLMSNDTSINPLGIPISVLQVSLLTALNPIGIIMGTVLIGKLPDIIGRKKTLILITTGGMVSFIGLYFARYLYQYIILLLLMSTNVSAVIIVAPIYTAEIAEDCNRGNLGSLMTFWAVLGQLYGYVIGAVTTVNTFFLLCALPSFIVLIMSIFIPESPIYLSMKGDKIGGMRVLKTLRRSKTMSDIETEFYEKEHVLNDKKKNEHISLKSFCVSRSVRKALILSIATRCLSDLSGLTIVLSFMATLLNDAQTNISGDNLAIIVMVIKILASIVTIFVIEKAGRRILILSSALVCGTSMFVLGLYFYFKINNYLLHRSLGLIPIIAIVCFLSSYSFGLSAVPCVLRAELLPNELRAIGSSIAQFIGTAALIAVSFAYPLVSTYLGVHYNMFTFSLFCFTGFTFLFFHLPETKGKSFAEIRNLLK comes from the exons ATGAAGGTCGATTTGAATCCACTGATAAATTTGACCAAAAAGTGTCACAGGTACAGAAGGAAG GCGAACACCTGCGAACACCACGAAAGGTGGAGATTTTGTCAATATTGGTATCGATTTAATATGGatacaaaatgtaaaaatttttatctgtattATTCTGCTTTAACAG CAAGCATAATGTCTATGGCGACAGGATGTAAACAAGTATGGAACTCGCCGGTATTACCAAAACTTATGTCAAACGACACGTCAATCAACCCTCTTGGAATACCTATAAGCGTGCTACAAGTTTCTCTATTGACTGCTCTAAATCCGATAGGAATAATTATGGGTACTGTCCTCATAGGAAAATTACCAGATATAATTGGAAGAAAGAAAACTTTGATTCTGATAACCACAGGGGGAATGGTATCTTTTATAGGTTTATATTTCGCTAGATatctttatcaatatattatattacttttattaatgTCGACAAATGTATCGGCAGTAATTATAGTAGCACCGATTTATACAGCCGAAATCGCCGAGGATTGTAATCGGGGTAATTTGGGGAGCTTGATGACTTTCTGGGCAGTTCTAGGTCAACTTTACGGGTACGTTATAGGTGCCGTGACTACggttaatactttttttttattatgtgcCTTACCTTCCTTCATCGTATTGATAATGTCCATATTCATACCGGAATCTCCGATTTATCTTTCGATGAAAGGAGATAAGATTGGGGGTATGCGCGTTTTAAAGACATTACGTCGATCGAAAACTATGAGTGATATAGAGACGGAATTTTATGAGAAAGAGCATGTTTTGAACGATAAGAAGAAGAATGAACATATAAGTTTGAAGAGTTTCTGCGTTAGTCGTTCGGTGAGGAAAGCGTTGATTCTGTCGATAGCTACTAGATGTCTTTCCGATCTGTCAGGTTTAACTATAGTTTTATCTTTTATGGCGACGCTTTTAAACGACGCTCAAACTAATATATCTGGTGATAATTTAGCAATTATTGTTATGGTCATCAAAATTTTAGCTTCGATTGtaactatttttgttatagaaaaagcTGGGCGTAGAATTTTGATTCTCTCGAGTGCTTTGGTATGCGGTACTTCGATGTTTGTATTAggtctttatttttatttcaaaattaataattatctattGCATCGATCGCTTGGTTTGATACCAATAATTGCGATCGTATGTTTTCTTTCTAGTTATAGTTTCGGTCTTAGCGCGGTGCCGTGTGTACTGCGAGCCGAGCTGCTACCTAACGAATTGAGAGCAATTGGGAGCAGTATAGCTCAATTCATCGGTACGGCGGCTCTTATAGCCGTTTCGTTTGCTTATCCATTGGTTTCTACTTATTTGGGGGTACACTATAATATGTTCACTTTCAGTTTATTCTGTTTTACTGGTTtcactttcttattttttcatttacctgAAACGAAAGGAAAAAGTTTTGCTGAAATTAggaatttgttgaaataa